Proteins from a genomic interval of Polyodon spathula isolate WHYD16114869_AA chromosome 1, ASM1765450v1, whole genome shotgun sequence:
- the LOC121319328 gene encoding clathrin light chain A-like isoform X1, translating to MDDFDLLNALQAPAGNGVGDEEDPAAAFLAQQESEIAGIENDEGFNILDSGEVPSSLGNSLTGDLNQGLTDAIDGAVNGDLHEECNGPSDTYSAISQVDRLQSEPESLRKWREQQLERLELLDANSRKQEVEWKEKAKVDLEEWYCRQDEQLEKTKVNNRVQDEAFYKQPFADLIGYVTNINHPCYRLEQAAEEALVTDLDENSPGTEWEHVARLCDFNPKSSKQAKDVSRMRSILISLKTSPLVH from the exons ATGGATGATTTCGATTTATTAAACGCACTACAGGCCCCCGCAGGGAACGGCGTCGGAGACGAGGAGGACCCCGCTGCTGCTTTCCTGGCCCAACAGGAGAGCGAGATCGCGGGGATCGAGAACGACGAAGGTTTCAACATCTTGGACAGCGGAGAGGTACCGTCCTCTCTCGGCAACAGCCTGACCGGTGACCTCAACCAGGGCTTAACTG ATGCCATTGATGGAGCAGTGAATGGAGATCTGCATGAG GAGTGCAATGGCCCATCTGACACCTATTCAGCGATTTCACAGGTTGATCGGCTACAATCTGAGCCAGAGAGCCTTCGAAAGTGGAGAGAGCAACAGCTGGAGCGTCTGGAGCTCTTGG ATGCTAACTCCCGCAAACAGGAAGTAGAATGGAAGGAGAAGGCTAAAGTAGATCTGGAAGAATGGTATTGCAGGCAAGATGAGCAGCTAGAGAAAACAAAAGTCAACAACAG GGTGCAAGATGAAGCTTTCTACAAACAACCCTTCGCTGACCTGATTGGTTATGT CACAAACATAAACCATCCTTGCTACCGCCTAGAaca GGCAGCAGAGGAGGCCTTGGTGACAGACCTCGACGAGAACAGTCCAGGCACTGAATGGGAGCATGTGGCCCGTCTCTGTGACTTCAACCCTAAATCCAGCAAGCAGGCAAAGGACGTGTCCCGTATGCGTTCTATTCTAATCTCTCTTAAGACGTCCCCTCTGGTCCACTGA
- the LOC121319328 gene encoding clathrin light chain A-like isoform X3, with product MDDFDLLNALQAPAGNGVGDEEDPAAAFLAQQESEIAGIENDEGFNILDSGEVPSSLGNSLTGDLNQGLTDAIDGAVNGDLHEECNGPSDTYSAISQVDRLQSEPESLRKWREQQLERLELLDANSRKQEVEWKEKAKVDLEEWYCRQDEQLEKTKVNNRAAEEALVTDLDENSPGTEWEHVARLCDFNPKSSKQAKDVSRMRSILISLKTSPLVH from the exons ATGGATGATTTCGATTTATTAAACGCACTACAGGCCCCCGCAGGGAACGGCGTCGGAGACGAGGAGGACCCCGCTGCTGCTTTCCTGGCCCAACAGGAGAGCGAGATCGCGGGGATCGAGAACGACGAAGGTTTCAACATCTTGGACAGCGGAGAGGTACCGTCCTCTCTCGGCAACAGCCTGACCGGTGACCTCAACCAGGGCTTAACTG ATGCCATTGATGGAGCAGTGAATGGAGATCTGCATGAG GAGTGCAATGGCCCATCTGACACCTATTCAGCGATTTCACAGGTTGATCGGCTACAATCTGAGCCAGAGAGCCTTCGAAAGTGGAGAGAGCAACAGCTGGAGCGTCTGGAGCTCTTGG ATGCTAACTCCCGCAAACAGGAAGTAGAATGGAAGGAGAAGGCTAAAGTAGATCTGGAAGAATGGTATTGCAGGCAAGATGAGCAGCTAGAGAAAACAAAAGTCAACAACAG GGCAGCAGAGGAGGCCTTGGTGACAGACCTCGACGAGAACAGTCCAGGCACTGAATGGGAGCATGTGGCCCGTCTCTGTGACTTCAACCCTAAATCCAGCAAGCAGGCAAAGGACGTGTCCCGTATGCGTTCTATTCTAATCTCTCTTAAGACGTCCCCTCTGGTCCACTGA
- the LOC121319328 gene encoding clathrin light chain A-like isoform X2 produces MDDFDLLNALQAPAGNGVGDEEDPAAAFLAQQESEIAGIENDEGFNILDSGEVPSSLGNSLTGDLNQGLTDAIDGAVNGDLHEECNGPSDTYSAISQVDRLQSEPESLRKWREQQLERLELLDANSRKQEVEWKEKAKVDLEEWYCRQDEQLEKTKVNNRVQDEAFYKQPFADLIGYVAAEEALVTDLDENSPGTEWEHVARLCDFNPKSSKQAKDVSRMRSILISLKTSPLVH; encoded by the exons ATGGATGATTTCGATTTATTAAACGCACTACAGGCCCCCGCAGGGAACGGCGTCGGAGACGAGGAGGACCCCGCTGCTGCTTTCCTGGCCCAACAGGAGAGCGAGATCGCGGGGATCGAGAACGACGAAGGTTTCAACATCTTGGACAGCGGAGAGGTACCGTCCTCTCTCGGCAACAGCCTGACCGGTGACCTCAACCAGGGCTTAACTG ATGCCATTGATGGAGCAGTGAATGGAGATCTGCATGAG GAGTGCAATGGCCCATCTGACACCTATTCAGCGATTTCACAGGTTGATCGGCTACAATCTGAGCCAGAGAGCCTTCGAAAGTGGAGAGAGCAACAGCTGGAGCGTCTGGAGCTCTTGG ATGCTAACTCCCGCAAACAGGAAGTAGAATGGAAGGAGAAGGCTAAAGTAGATCTGGAAGAATGGTATTGCAGGCAAGATGAGCAGCTAGAGAAAACAAAAGTCAACAACAG GGTGCAAGATGAAGCTTTCTACAAACAACCCTTCGCTGACCTGATTGGTTATGT GGCAGCAGAGGAGGCCTTGGTGACAGACCTCGACGAGAACAGTCCAGGCACTGAATGGGAGCATGTGGCCCGTCTCTGTGACTTCAACCCTAAATCCAGCAAGCAGGCAAAGGACGTGTCCCGTATGCGTTCTATTCTAATCTCTCTTAAGACGTCCCCTCTGGTCCACTGA
- the LOC121319328 gene encoding clathrin light chain A-like isoform X4 has protein sequence MDDFDLLNALQAPAGNGVGDEEDPAAAFLAQQESEIAGIENDEGFNILDSGEVPSSLGNSLTGDLNQGLTDAIDGAVNGDLHEECNGPSDTYSAISQVDRLQSEPESLRKWREQQLERLELLDANSRKQEVEWKEKAKVDLEEWYCRQDEQLEKTKVNNRVQDEAFYKQPFADLIGYVTNINHPCYRLEQNRKEDRLVL, from the exons ATGGATGATTTCGATTTATTAAACGCACTACAGGCCCCCGCAGGGAACGGCGTCGGAGACGAGGAGGACCCCGCTGCTGCTTTCCTGGCCCAACAGGAGAGCGAGATCGCGGGGATCGAGAACGACGAAGGTTTCAACATCTTGGACAGCGGAGAGGTACCGTCCTCTCTCGGCAACAGCCTGACCGGTGACCTCAACCAGGGCTTAACTG ATGCCATTGATGGAGCAGTGAATGGAGATCTGCATGAG GAGTGCAATGGCCCATCTGACACCTATTCAGCGATTTCACAGGTTGATCGGCTACAATCTGAGCCAGAGAGCCTTCGAAAGTGGAGAGAGCAACAGCTGGAGCGTCTGGAGCTCTTGG ATGCTAACTCCCGCAAACAGGAAGTAGAATGGAAGGAGAAGGCTAAAGTAGATCTGGAAGAATGGTATTGCAGGCAAGATGAGCAGCTAGAGAAAACAAAAGTCAACAACAG GGTGCAAGATGAAGCTTTCTACAAACAACCCTTCGCTGACCTGATTGGTTATGT CACAAACATAAACCATCCTTGCTACCGCCTAGAaca aaatagaAAAGAAGACAGACTGGTATTGTAA
- the LOC121320572 gene encoding calicin-like: MSLDYIDSCYSNRILSSLNQQRKNNELCDVVINVGEQSFHVHQNVLLCISPKVRSLTSHCDIGLSDELSINIDTNYMSASSVEELLNYFYTGKVSITMENVTELLRGVKLFEIKRLKNYCTEYMQAFLNKTNCFRVLKIAESHDLQELAETAYKVIRDQFFSHAASKDLLATPYKVFSRLIKDEKLYAQNEDHLFLTMLKWTKHMPNRVKHFETLFSYLHLSNISRPILLKLSKEEDLIKNNVACINKIMEVVGHKKTDGPRDINVSQRKGTLIEAVLVLGGHKIDGHFSNKVYAYLIADNRWVKVTDMPYNAAAPGAVSLGKYLYLTGGTNELNPSLKAAWRYDLDKNIWSKMPDLPVGLVFHTMVACRGSIFTVGGSIAAKKYISNIYKFDEEEDRWVTIGNMSVPLDCAEAIPKHNNIYIVTGRCMVNDKISRVGVVDCFDVTCGTVKKCLTFPIEFRHRPIVSIHKGDMIKLQSHKQSLDINMQKCKVVKCPNTIPLLPNNAKLEISYAVCQVGDNVFVCGGTTPVDEVNNVFTINQSAFLFKQKSGEWDILAKPIESMDSSACCRAKLTWKIGQTCLKPEIKTSLIKVSDLQ, from the coding sequence ATGTCACTCGATTACATCGACTCGTGCTACAGTAATCGCATTTTAAGTTCTCTTAACCAACAAAGGAAAAATAATGAACTTTGTGATGTGGTTATTAACGTGGGAGAACAGTCTTTTCACGTCCACCAAAACGTTCTGCTTTGTATCAGTCCAAAGGTGAGAAGCCTCACCTCCCACTGTGACATTGGCTTATCAGATGAGCTTTCTATCAATATAGACACAAACTACATGAGTGCCTCGTCAGTGGAGGAACTCTTGAATTACTTTTACACTGGTAAGGTTAGTATCACCATGGAAAACGTGACGGAGCTACTAAGGGGGGTGAAGCTGTTTGAAATCAAACGGTTAAAGAATTATTGCACGGAATATATGCAAGCTTTCCTTAACAAAACCAACTGTTTTAGGGTTTTAAAAATAGCTGAGAGCCATGATCTGCAAGAGCTTGCTGAAACAGCCTACAAAGTTATCCGAGATCAGTTCTTTAGCCATGCAGCGAGCAAAGACCTTTTAGCTACCCCATACAAGGTATTTTCCAGGCTGATTAAGGATGAGAAGCTGTATGCTCAAAATGAAGATCATTTGTTCCTGACCATGCTCAAGTGGACCAAACACATGCCAAACAGGGTGAAACATTTTGAGACGCTCTTCTCATACCTCCATCTGAGCAATATTTCAAGACCCATTCTGCTCAAGCTCAGCAAGGAGGAGGACCTCATCAAGAACAATGTGGCCTGCATTAATAAAATTATGGAAGTGGTAGGACATAAGAAGACAGATGGCCCCAGAGACATCAATGTGTCTCAGAGGAAGGGAACTCTGATAGAAGCGGTTCTCGTTCTGGGTGGACACAAAATCGACGGCCATTTCAGCAACAAAGTATATGCTTATTTGATCGCAGACAACAGATGGGTAAAAGTGACTGACATGCCATACAATGCAGCTGCCCCTGGTGCTGTTAGCCTAGGAAAGTACTTGTACCTGACTGGAGGGACTAATGAACTAAATCCCAGCCTGAAGGCAGCATGGAGATATGATTTGGATAAAAACATATGGAGCAAAATGCCAGACCTACCTGTTGGCCTGGTTTTCCACACTATGGTGGCCTGCAGAGGATCTATATTCACAGTAGGGGGCAGCATTGCTGCCAAAAAGTACATCTCTAACATCTACAAGTTTGATGAGGAAGAGGACAGGTGGGTGACCATTGGGAATATGAGTGTTCCTTTGGACTGTGCAGAGGCTATTCCCAAGCACAACAACATTTATATTGTCACTGGGAGATGCATGGTAAATGACAAGATCAGCAGGGTGGGGGTTGTGGACTGCTTTGACGTCACTTGTGGAACAGTAAAGAAATGTCTGACTTTCCCAATTGAGTTCAGGCACAGGCCTATAGTTTCAATCCACAAAGGGGACATGATTAAATTACAAAGCCACAAGCAGAGCTTGGACATCAACATGCAGAAATGTAAAGTCGTCAAATGCCCTAATACCATACCTCTTCTGCCTAATAACGCCAAATTGGAAATATCCTATGCAGTGTGCCAGGTTGGtgacaatgtgtttgtgtgtggaggGACAACACCAGTGGATGAGGTGAACAATGTATTCACTATCAACCAAAGTgcttttctatttaaacaaaaaagtggcGAGTGGGACATTCTGGCCAAACCAATTGAGTCAATGGACAGCTCGGCATGCTGCAGAGCTAAGCTGACATGGAAGATTGGGCAAACATGTTTAAAACCTGAAATCAAGACGAGTTTAATCAAAGTGTCAGATCTACAATAA